In Candidatus Neomarinimicrobiota bacterium, one DNA window encodes the following:
- a CDS encoding copper resistance protein CopD, with translation MNELILIIHVLSATIWVGGHLIMMFRYLPEVIRSNDMSSLLNFESKYEIMGKPSLILLIITGFWMGLSYEANPINWFSFENEIYSLLAVKTILLLITLISAIDAHTRIAKKEGIDLVKSTAFHIRVVTIAAVLLLIAGVRLP, from the coding sequence ATGAATGAATTAATTCTCATAATCCATGTCTTGTCAGCCACAATATGGGTAGGTGGACATCTTATAATGATGTTCAGGTATCTGCCCGAAGTTATCCGTTCAAATGACATGTCCTCACTATTAAATTTCGAGTCGAAATATGAAATAATGGGAAAGCCATCTCTTATTCTTTTGATAATCACCGGTTTTTGGATGGGATTAAGTTATGAGGCAAATCCAATAAACTGGTTCAGCTTTGAAAATGAGATATATTCCCTACTTGCAGTGAAAACCATATTACTTCTGATTACGCTGATCTCCGCCATAGATGCACATACTCGGATCGCAAAGAAAGAAGGGATCGATCTTGTCAAATCAACCGCTTTTCATATAAGGGTAGTTACGATAGCTGCTGTTCTTCTTTTAATCGCAGGAGTACGTTTGCCCTGA
- a CDS encoding 2-hydroxyacyl-CoA dehydratase: MEEAKYKYQGVARTYQRKLLDDWYSGISSAKENNEKVAYLFISGNIAELLRVFDFHLVYPEVNALQCGVKKVAGDFIMKAEDIGYSSDVCGYVKNDIGLLMSGNIGPFGKISPPDLLVCTYSGCMTYVKWFEALAKAYGTELFMLDIPFLREGKPTKGDMKYIRSQLEELIEVCERKTGIQYDEDKLKEILGNSVKAEDLWVNILQSAKHEPSPFDAFFEAVFFMAPIYVLRGTEECVEYYQKAKLEIEERIQHKTGPIPEEKFRIVMEGPPPWPHFRSFWELFKKWDVCAVASTYSKVGGIWDFGFRHDPTRPLESIAEYATNCYTNYNWKMRSKMIKSYIDDYNADALVIHSVKSCRAFSVGQADARERFIREYNIPTLFIESDLADPRYFSEAQMRNRIDAFFESLEHRRLVGG, translated from the coding sequence ATGGAAGAAGCTAAATATAAATATCAGGGTGTTGCCCGGACTTATCAACGTAAGTTACTTGATGACTGGTATTCGGGGATATCTTCTGCGAAAGAAAACAATGAAAAGGTCGCATATCTATTCATAAGCGGAAATATCGCAGAGCTTTTGAGGGTATTCGATTTTCATCTTGTCTATCCGGAAGTTAACGCTCTCCAATGTGGAGTGAAAAAAGTTGCCGGCGATTTCATCATGAAAGCGGAAGATATTGGATATTCTTCTGATGTATGCGGATATGTGAAAAATGATATCGGGCTTTTGATGTCCGGCAATATAGGTCCGTTCGGAAAGATTTCTCCTCCTGATCTGCTTGTATGTACGTATTCGGGATGTATGACATATGTGAAGTGGTTCGAGGCGTTAGCAAAAGCTTACGGAACCGAACTATTCATGTTGGATATCCCGTTTTTGAGAGAAGGAAAACCCACCAAAGGTGATATGAAATATATTCGTTCGCAACTTGAAGAACTCATCGAGGTATGCGAGCGGAAGACTGGTATACAATATGATGAAGACAAGTTGAAAGAGATTCTCGGAAATTCCGTAAAGGCCGAAGATCTTTGGGTAAACATACTACAGTCAGCGAAACATGAACCATCTCCCTTTGATGCTTTTTTTGAAGCGGTCTTTTTTATGGCTCCCATTTATGTGCTCAGAGGAACCGAAGAATGCGTCGAATATTACCAGAAGGCAAAATTAGAAATTGAAGAACGAATACAACATAAAACGGGTCCTATCCCGGAGGAAAAATTCCGTATCGTAATGGAAGGACCTCCTCCATGGCCCCATTTCAGAAGCTTTTGGGAGTTATTCAAAAAGTGGGATGTATGCGCAGTTGCATCCACCTATTCAAAGGTCGGCGGCATTTGGGATTTCGGATTCAGGCATGATCCGACGCGACCTCTCGAAAGTATAGCCGAATACGCAACTAATTGCTATACCAACTATAACTGGAAAATGCGTTCTAAAATGATAAAAAGTTATATTGATGATTACAATGCGGATGCTCTTGTCATTCATTCGGTAAAAAGTTGCCGGGCATTTTCCGTTGGTCAGGCGGATGCGAGAGAGCGGTTTATACGGGAATATAATATTCCAACGCTCTTCATCGAATCGGATCTCGCGGACCCAAGATACTTTTCAGAAGCACAGATGCGAAATCGGATTGATGCGTTTTTTGAATCTCTCGAACATAGAAGGTTAGTGGGAGGTTGA
- a CDS encoding radical SAM protein, with protein MKRSIGIFDISSRCPLRCTHCYYYTNITEIPTELSDEIYLKKIKQVRNRYGIQSAFWVGGEPLLRLSLLRRAINLFPRNAIVTSGVLPIPGDLNASILISIDGSEAIHDSIRGNGSFAKVMRNVKRIPPKSFAIFSVLTADAIEQIKAFPELVNRANALGILVGFQVSGQKFSSPLSSDLRERAVDLLLQLKATIPGVLLNSERSIELFRPCHQKTVAMNCIYKSSAISFDVRLKVKKPCTFEGNADCSSCGCPMVMIHEAKMGGDRESVNLLHALFPKRNSYNIETFVQHGISQQ; from the coding sequence ATCAAGAGATCTATCGGAATATTCGATATCAGCAGTCGATGTCCGCTTAGGTGCACTCACTGTTATTATTATACCAATATAACGGAAATTCCAACGGAACTGTCTGATGAAATATACCTGAAAAAGATTAAACAGGTCAGGAACCGATACGGGATACAATCTGCCTTCTGGGTAGGCGGTGAGCCGTTATTGCGGTTAAGTCTATTAAGACGAGCTATAAATTTATTTCCGAGAAACGCAATCGTAACTTCAGGGGTTTTACCAATTCCCGGAGATCTAAACGCCTCAATTTTAATTTCAATTGACGGTTCCGAAGCGATCCATGACTCAATACGCGGCAATGGTTCCTTCGCAAAAGTCATGCGAAACGTAAAAAGAATACCACCCAAATCTTTCGCGATTTTCAGTGTCCTCACAGCTGATGCGATAGAACAGATTAAAGCATTTCCAGAGCTCGTGAATCGTGCAAACGCTCTGGGAATATTAGTTGGCTTCCAAGTGTCGGGGCAGAAATTCTCATCGCCATTAAGCTCTGATTTACGAGAAAGGGCAGTGGATCTGCTTCTTCAACTTAAGGCAACGATTCCGGGCGTATTACTTAATAGCGAGAGATCGATCGAACTTTTCAGACCATGCCATCAAAAAACGGTAGCGATGAATTGTATTTACAAAAGTTCGGCAATTTCATTCGATGTTCGGCTAAAGGTTAAAAAACCGTGTACTTTTGAGGGAAACGCGGATTGCAGTTCATGCGGATGTCCGATGGTAATGATACATGAGGCTAAAATGGGCGGAGATAGAGAGAGTGTTAACTTATTACACGCATTATTTCCGAAGCGAAACAGCTACAATATCGAAACTTTTGTTCAGCATGGTATTTCCCAGCAGTGA
- a CDS encoding 2-hydroxyacyl-CoA dehydratase, with the protein MNFDTIIAECRKSLERPYQNINKWKKKSTTGLAVGTFPVYTPWEIIDGCGMFPIGIFGGGSDVEIEYADSLIQSFICSIARSTLEVGLKGVLKDVDAMVFPSICDVSKNLSGIWERNFPDHQVEFIHLPQNMYSESAVDYLIHEYKRLADNLCAMNGSSPKEDSILESISVYNKNRAKLRELYDLRNNEPWKLSTVELYIIIRYGTLVPQSVFSDTLDKLLDSIAVRDKGERDSVRVILEGSFCEQPPLDMLHLLEEAGCYIVDDDLLIGYRWFMEDVSTEGSPYRNLAEAYINKSYPSSVRHDGNRSRSDHLLKKVKNTNAAGVLFCAAKFCEPALFDYVLLKNALETKDIPYLSFEFEEKMGVFESIKTQVETFVESILFFS; encoded by the coding sequence ATGAATTTTGACACCATAATTGCTGAGTGCCGCAAGTCGTTAGAACGCCCGTATCAGAATATCAACAAGTGGAAGAAAAAAAGCACCACAGGGCTTGCAGTGGGTACTTTTCCTGTTTATACACCATGGGAGATCATTGATGGTTGCGGTATGTTCCCAATAGGGATATTTGGAGGCGGTTCCGATGTAGAAATAGAATATGCAGATTCACTTATTCAGTCATTTATCTGTTCAATAGCACGGAGTACTCTTGAAGTGGGGCTCAAGGGAGTTCTGAAAGATGTAGATGCTATGGTTTTCCCTTCGATATGTGATGTTTCAAAAAATTTAAGCGGGATTTGGGAAAGGAATTTTCCGGATCACCAAGTAGAATTCATACATCTGCCGCAGAATATGTATTCAGAAAGTGCAGTTGATTATCTGATTCACGAATATAAACGTCTTGCTGATAATTTGTGCGCAATGAACGGTTCATCACCGAAGGAAGATTCAATTCTCGAATCGATCTCCGTATACAATAAGAATAGGGCTAAGCTTCGAGAACTTTATGATTTGAGAAATAATGAACCTTGGAAGTTATCTACAGTGGAGTTGTATATAATAATTCGATACGGCACGCTCGTTCCCCAATCAGTTTTCTCGGATACTCTTGACAAGTTGCTGGATTCCATAGCCGTGAGAGATAAGGGAGAAAGAGACAGCGTAAGAGTCATATTAGAGGGTTCGTTTTGTGAACAACCGCCTCTGGATATGCTCCACCTTCTTGAAGAGGCCGGCTGTTATATTGTAGACGATGACTTGCTAATCGGATATCGTTGGTTTATGGAAGATGTTTCAACAGAAGGCTCTCCCTATCGGAATCTTGCTGAAGCGTATATCAATAAGAGCTATCCGTCTTCAGTCAGACATGACGGAAATCGCTCGAGAAGTGACCATTTATTGAAGAAAGTTAAAAATACAAATGCTGCAGGAGTGTTGTTTTGCGCCGCAAAGTTCTGCGAACCGGCGCTATTTGATTATGTACTGTTAAAGAACGCACTCGAAACAAAGGATATACCGTACCTATCATTCGAATTTGAAGAAAAAATGGGAGTATTTGAATCAATTAAGACTCAGGTAGAAACATTTGTGGAATCGATACTTTTCTTTTCATAA
- the hemL gene encoding glutamate-1-semialdehyde 2,1-aminomutase — protein sequence MTDGFSLKRSEEFFRRAEKVIPGGVNSPVRAFGAVGGTPPFISKAKGSKIYDADGNEYIDYVCSWGPLILGHAHPVVVAAIKDAAEKGSSFGAPTENEILLAEKIVEAVPSIEKVRLVSSGTEATMSAVRLARAATGRDKIVKFTGCYHGHADSFLVQAGSGALTFGEPSSPGVPRSVTNDTLVAPYNDLDSLDEVLSENNGEIAAIIVEPVAANMGCVPPKEGFLAGLRERCDIDGMTLIFDEVITGFRIAFGGAQELYDVMPDITTLGKIIGGGLPVGAYGGKAELMDMIAPIGAVYQAGTLSGNPLATSAGLAVLNELSKPGTYEKLEMRSSELEIGLKDAIESLKVKAIVQRVGSLLCMYFSDGPIEKLEDIPDSISERYKRYFHFMLETGVYLAPSAYEAMFISLAHSSDDIESTIKKSILAFEKLS from the coding sequence ATGACTGACGGTTTTTCTCTCAAAAGAAGCGAAGAATTTTTCCGCAGGGCGGAGAAAGTTATTCCGGGCGGTGTTAATTCACCTGTAAGAGCGTTCGGCGCGGTAGGAGGAACTCCACCTTTTATATCCAAAGCTAAAGGTTCAAAAATTTACGACGCTGACGGGAATGAATATATTGATTACGTCTGTTCGTGGGGGCCACTTATACTCGGTCATGCACATCCGGTAGTCGTTGCGGCTATCAAAGATGCGGCGGAAAAAGGTTCGAGTTTCGGAGCGCCCACAGAGAATGAAATTCTATTGGCTGAAAAGATTGTAGAAGCCGTACCGTCAATTGAAAAGGTAAGGCTGGTCAGTTCCGGGACCGAAGCAACTATGAGCGCTGTCAGATTAGCGAGAGCAGCGACCGGTCGAGATAAAATAGTGAAATTTACCGGTTGTTATCATGGTCATGCGGACAGCTTTCTTGTTCAGGCAGGTTCAGGAGCGCTGACATTCGGCGAGCCAAGCAGTCCTGGTGTGCCAAGAAGCGTGACAAATGATACATTGGTTGCTCCTTATAACGATCTTGATTCTCTGGATGAAGTTTTATCCGAGAATAATGGAGAGATTGCGGCGATAATCGTAGAACCGGTTGCCGCTAATATGGGTTGTGTTCCTCCTAAGGAGGGATTTCTTGCAGGTCTGAGGGAACGATGCGACATAGACGGTATGACTTTGATTTTTGACGAAGTGATAACCGGCTTTCGTATTGCATTCGGCGGAGCGCAGGAGCTCTATGACGTGATGCCCGATATTACCACACTTGGTAAAATAATCGGTGGTGGGCTTCCTGTCGGAGCATATGGAGGTAAGGCAGAATTGATGGATATGATCGCTCCGATAGGTGCGGTATATCAAGCGGGAACGCTTTCGGGTAATCCGTTGGCAACATCAGCGGGACTGGCAGTTTTGAATGAATTGTCGAAACCCGGAACTTATGAAAAATTGGAAATGAGATCTTCCGAATTGGAAATAGGGCTAAAAGATGCTATTGAGTCATTGAAAGTGAAAGCAATTGTCCAACGGGTCGGTTCTTTACTATGTATGTACTTTTCAGATGGACCAATTGAGAAACTTGAGGATATTCCTGATTCCATATCGGAAAGATATAAAAGATATTTTCATTTCATGCTTGAGACCGGTGTCTATCTTGCCCCATCTGCGTACGAGGCGATGTTTATCTCTCTTGCACATTCGAGTGATGATATAGAATCTACAATTAAGAAAAGCATCTTAGCCTTCGAAAAATTATCATAA